Proteins encoded together in one Coffea arabica cultivar ET-39 chromosome 2c, Coffea Arabica ET-39 HiFi, whole genome shotgun sequence window:
- the LOC113725480 gene encoding heat shock cognate 70 kDa protein-like gives MAGEGEVPAIGIDLGTTNSCVAVWQHDRVEIIPNDQGNRTTPSYVAFTNAERLIGDAAKNQVAMNPVNTVFDAKRLIGRSFSDSCVQDDIKLWPFKVIRGPGDKPMIVVTHKGKEKQFAAEEISSMVLGKMKEIAEAYVGSTVKNAVVTVPAYFNDSQRQATKDAGVIAGLNVLRIIKEPTAAAIAYGLDKKSNCKGKINVLVFDLGGGTFDVSVLTIEEGFFEVKATAGDTHLGGEDFDNRMVDHFVQEFKRRHNKDISGSPRPLRRLRTACERAKRALSSAAQTSTEIDALFDGIDFQSTITRPRFEELNMDLFSKCIDPVKDCLRDAKMDKIEVHDVVLVGGSTRIPKVQELLQEFFNGKELCKSINQDEAVAYGAAVQAVLLGGTGNENIQKVQDLVLVDVTPLSLGVQTIGEVMSVVIPRNTPIPARKERVFHTSSDNQTVVAFRVFEGERARSTDNYFLGKFKLHGIPPAPKGVPKINVCFDLDANGMLHVSAEDKFAGQKNQITITNDKGRLSKEQIERMVQEAMKFKYEDEQFKKKVKAKIGLEDYAYNMKNTMKVDSISSQLSPAEKEKIEDAIEDAVEWLARNQHAETYEFEEKRSELESIWNPIILEIYRSADGGRVPIQDHPPFTGSGSPFTESGSSSGFGFKLEEVD, from the exons ATGGCTGGAGAAGGCGAAGTACCTGCAATAGGAATTGACTTGGGCACCACTAACTCGTGCGTGGCTGTTTGGCAACACGACCGAGTTGAAATCATACCAAATGATCAGGGGAACAGGACGACGCCGTCCTATGTAGCTTTCACCAACGCTGAGCGCCTTATTGGCGATGCCGCTAAGAACCAGGTTGCCATGAATCCCGTCAACACCGTTTTTG ACGCCAAGCGATTGATTGGGAGAAGCTTCAGCGATTCATGTGTTCAAGATGACATAAAACTATGGCCATTCAAGGTTATTCGTGGTCCAGGCGACAAACCCATGATTGTAGTCACCCACAAAGGGAAGGAAAAGCAATTTGCAGCCGAGGAGATTTCGTCTATGGTTCTTGGAAAGATGAAGGAGATTGCGGAGGCCTACGTTGGGTCCACAGTGAAGAATGCTGTTGTCACGGTCCCTGCCTATTTCAACGACTCGCAGCGTCAGGCAACCAAGGATGCTGGAGTCATTGCTGGCCTCAATGTATTGCGTATTATTAAAGAACCAACCGCTGCTGCCATTGCTTATGGTCTTGACAAGAAGTCTAATTGCAAGGGCAAGATCAATGTTCTTGTTTTTGATCTTGGAGGTGGTACTTTCGATGTTTCAGTTCTCACTATTGAAGAGGGTTTTTTCGAAGTGAAAGCTACTGCTGGGGATACTCATCTCGGCGGAGAAGACTTTGACAACAGAATGGTGGACCACTTTGTCCAAGAGTTCAAGAGAAGGCACAACAAAGATATTAGTGGAAGTCCCAGACCTCTCAGGAGATTGAGGACCGCTTGTGAGAGAGCCAAGAGGGCCCTTTCTTCTGCCGCTCAGACATCAACCGAGATTGATGCCTTGTTTGACGGTATTGATTTTCAATCGACCATTACTCGGCCAAGATTCGAGGAGCTGAACATGGATTTGTTCTCGAAGTGCATTGATCCAGTTAAAGACTGTTTGAGGGATGCCAAGATGGACAAGATTGAGGTCCACGATGTGGTCCTTGTAGGTGGTTCAACCAGGATTCCAAAGGTTCAGGAACTGTTGCAAGAGTTCTTCAACGGCAAGGAGCTTTGCAAAAGCATCAACCAAGATGAAGCTGTTGCCTATGGTGCAGCTGTTCAAGCCGTACTCTTAGGAGGCACAGGCAATGAAAACATCCAGAAGGTTCAGGACCTTGTATTGGTGGATGTCACCCCATTATCTTTGGGCGTACAAACTATCGGAGAAGTCATGAGTGTTGTGATCCCTAGGAACACCCCAATCCCTGCAAGAAAGGAGAGAGTATTCCATACAAGCTCAGATAACCAAACCGTTGTTGCCTTTCGAGTGTTCGAGGGTGAGAGAGCAAGATCAACAGATAACTACTTTTTAGGCAAGTTTAAGCTGCATGGCATTCCTCCAGCCCCTAAAGGAGTCCCTAAGATCAATGTATGCTTTGATCTTGATGCCAACGGGATGTTACATGTCTCTGCGGAGGATAAATTTGCAGGCCAGAAGAATCAGATTACCATCACTAATGACAAGGGAAGACTGTCAAAAGAACAAATCGAGAGGATGGTTCAGGAAGCTATGAAGTTCAAGTACGAGGATGAGCAGTTCAAAAAGAAGGTCAAGGCAAAGATTGGCTTAGAGGATTATGCATACAACATGAAAAATACCATGAAGGTCGATAGCATAAGTTCTCAGCTGTCTCCGGCTGAAAAAGAGAAGATTGAGGATGCGATTGAGGACGCCGTTGAATGGTTGGCAAGAAATCAGCATGCAGAAACGTATGAATTTGAGGAGAAGAGGAGCGAGCTTGAGAGCATCTGGAACCCGATAATCCTCGAGATATACCGGAGTGCTGATGGTGGACGGGTTCCCATACAAGATCATCCTCCTTTCACTGGATCTGGATCTCCTTTCACTGAATCTGGATCTAGTAGCGGTTTTGGTTTTAAACTTGAGGAAGTGGACTGA